The Xylanivirga thermophila genome includes the window TTTTCTCCTCCTTTCCATGCATCCTCTACTATCTCTTAACCGTTTCTTTTATATATAGTAAGCTGCCCTTTACGCCAGGTACTGAACCCTTTACCAACATTAAGTTCTTATCTGGATATATTTTTACCACTTCCAAATTTTGAATGGTAACTTTTTCGTTTCCTAAACGTCCAGGCATTTTTTTAGTCTTAAATACTCTAGATGGGTAACTAGCGGCACTCTTTGCACCTACTCTTCTATGATATTTAGAACCATGAGCCATAGGTCCTCTATGTGCATTCCATTTCTTAATTACACCAGCATATCCTTTACCTATGCTTCTGCCAGTTACATCTATTTTATCGCCTTCGGCGAATAAATCTACTTTTATTTCACTACCTACTTGGTAATCTTTTGTATCTTCAAGTCTTAATTCTCTAAGATAGCGTTTATATGGTACATTTGCTTTTTCAAAATGACCCTTCACTGGCTTGTTTACTAGCTTTTCCCTTATATCGTCAAAGCCTACCTGCAACGCTTTATAGCCATCTTTATCCTCTGTCTTTACTTGAGTAACTACACAAGGACCAGCTTCTACAACTGTTACAGGTATTACAGTACCATCTTCAGCGAAGACATGGGTCATTCCAAGCTTTTTGCCCAGAATCGCCTTCTTCATCGTTCCAACCTCCGTTCTATAGTTTTATTTCAATATCTACTCCTGCTGGAAGATCTAATCTCATCAGCGAATCAACAGTTTTCGATGTAGGACTTAGAATATCGATCAAACGTTTATGCGTTCTCATTTCAAACTGTTCACGAGCATCCTTATATTTGTGCGGAGCGCGCAAAATAGTAACTACTTCCTTCTCTGTAGGCAACGGAATAGGGCCAGATACCTTAGCACCAGTTCTTTTTGCAGTTTCTACTATTTTTGCAGCTGATTGATCTATGAGCGTATGATCGTATGCCTTTAATTTAATTCTTATTTTTTGATTGGCCATGTTTTCCCTCCTTACTTTATAAAAGCATTCCTTTGAATGCAATAGGGCAATCAACCAATCCTGTATACACTTAGCCGCGTGTGCCGCAATAATATTTTTTTGCGACTCTAAACTCAGGATTATAGTCGCCCGATTGATAACGGACTTAGTCCGTAAAAATTCCCCAGGCCTGTGCCCGGCAACCTTTTACATCATCCCATTAAAAACAAAAAACACAACTCTTATAGTTTATAATAAAACTATAAATAAAGCAAGTATTTTTATTATAAATGCGCATCCTTCAGAT containing:
- the rplC gene encoding 50S ribosomal protein L3; the protein is MKKAILGKKLGMTHVFAEDGTVIPVTVVEAGPCVVTQVKTEDKDGYKALQVGFDDIREKLVNKPVKGHFEKANVPYKRYLRELRLEDTKDYQVGSEIKVDLFAEGDKIDVTGRSIGKGYAGVIKKWNAHRGPMAHGSKYHRRVGAKSAASYPSRVFKTKKMPGRLGNEKVTIQNLEVVKIYPDKNLMLVKGSVPGVKGSLLYIKETVKR
- the rpsJ gene encoding 30S ribosomal protein S10 gives rise to the protein MANQKIRIKLKAYDHTLIDQSAAKIVETAKRTGAKVSGPIPLPTEKEVVTILRAPHKYKDAREQFEMRTHKRLIDILSPTSKTVDSLMRLDLPAGVDIEIKL